One genomic region from Verrucomicrobiia bacterium encodes:
- a CDS encoding protease modulator HflK has protein sequence MTTDRNVQRIGLINLVVFLGIGIAAAVTAQYVRSATAEVMAVLVGFGFLASLVSYLQMRLETQEQLEKLEFDELQKSKNAAALFDTAEAENFPAHRARLQFERFGVPTFAIILLLLQGAAIYFLWTRYDEFAGLNLSRAPVGMTFFGIFMLIQFMLGKYAAGVARLEKQRLLRPGSSYMLLCSFASLLALTALIFAYLGSPNIDVIIARILVVIIGFAAMETLFNVVFEAYRPRLKGQVTHLLYDSRVIGLVGDPAGFFATAAQALDYQFGFKVSETWFYRFLQRTIAWIILAQIGILWLSTVVVFIEPGEQAVLERFGKQSDRGVLEPGPHFKYPWPVDKVYRYKTRAIQSFLVGAVPDENLDKERTVLWTKAHYKEEFNMLVASRQQLTVTNNTDSTAEAAVPVNLLTASIPVQYTIKDLQKWAYNHEDAGKLLEKLATREVVNFLVSVDMDDIMARGRLDAANELQIRIQKLADKHELGVQIIFVGLQDIHPPTAVAEAYQEVNAALQAREGIIFTAEGERAQIIPMTRAEAANIIAEAQVYKLSEQAKGVAAAGRFPNQIVAYQASPEVFRQRSYLDSLGKAIAPARKYVIGVTNTKDTIIMNLEDKVRMDIIEDVALPTIQKQ, from the coding sequence ATGACTACGGATCGCAACGTGCAACGGATCGGCCTGATCAACCTCGTGGTTTTTCTGGGTATCGGCATCGCCGCCGCAGTGACGGCGCAATATGTGAGATCGGCCACCGCCGAGGTGATGGCCGTGCTGGTGGGATTTGGTTTCCTCGCCTCCCTCGTCTCCTACCTGCAGATGCGCCTGGAGACGCAGGAGCAACTGGAGAAACTGGAATTCGACGAACTCCAGAAGTCCAAGAACGCAGCGGCACTGTTCGACACCGCTGAAGCGGAGAATTTTCCCGCACACCGTGCCCGCCTGCAATTCGAGCGCTTCGGGGTCCCGACCTTCGCCATCATCCTGCTCCTGCTTCAGGGCGCGGCCATCTACTTCCTCTGGACCCGCTACGATGAATTCGCGGGGCTGAACCTCAGCCGGGCGCCGGTAGGCATGACGTTTTTCGGCATCTTCATGCTCATCCAGTTCATGCTGGGCAAGTATGCGGCGGGGGTTGCCCGGTTGGAAAAGCAACGGCTCCTCCGCCCGGGTTCCTCCTACATGCTGCTGTGCTCGTTCGCGAGCCTGCTCGCCTTGACGGCCTTGATCTTCGCCTACCTTGGCAGTCCCAATATCGATGTGATCATCGCCCGGATTTTGGTGGTCATCATCGGCTTCGCCGCCATGGAGACGCTCTTCAATGTGGTGTTCGAAGCATACCGTCCGCGTCTCAAAGGCCAGGTCACGCATTTGTTGTATGACAGCCGCGTCATCGGTTTGGTGGGCGATCCGGCAGGGTTCTTTGCCACGGCGGCGCAGGCCCTCGACTACCAGTTCGGTTTCAAGGTTTCCGAGACCTGGTTCTACCGTTTCCTCCAGCGCACGATCGCCTGGATCATCCTGGCGCAGATCGGCATTCTTTGGCTTTCCACGGTGGTGGTTTTCATCGAGCCCGGTGAACAGGCTGTGTTGGAACGTTTCGGCAAGCAATCAGACCGCGGTGTGCTGGAACCGGGACCGCACTTCAAATACCCCTGGCCGGTGGACAAGGTGTATCGTTACAAAACCCGTGCCATCCAAAGTTTCCTCGTAGGTGCCGTCCCTGATGAGAATCTGGACAAGGAACGCACTGTCCTGTGGACGAAAGCCCATTACAAGGAGGAGTTCAACATGCTGGTGGCCAGCCGCCAGCAACTGACGGTCACCAACAATACCGATTCCACGGCGGAAGCCGCCGTTCCGGTGAACCTTCTCACCGCCAGCATCCCGGTCCAATACACCATCAAGGATCTCCAGAAGTGGGCTTACAATCACGAAGACGCCGGCAAACTGCTGGAGAAGCTCGCCACCCGTGAAGTGGTGAACTTTCTCGTGAGCGTGGACATGGACGACATCATGGCGCGTGGCCGTCTGGACGCGGCCAACGAGTTGCAAATCCGCATTCAGAAGCTCGCGGACAAACACGAACTGGGTGTGCAGATCATATTCGTAGGCTTGCAGGACATCCATCCGCCTACTGCCGTGGCCGAGGCTTACCAGGAGGTGAACGCCGCGTTGCAGGCCCGTGAAGGCATCATCTTCACGGCGGAAGGCGAGCGTGCGCAGATAATCCCGATGACTCGTGCCGAAGCGGCGAACATCATCGCCGAGGCGCAAGTTTACAAACTGTCTGAGCAGGCCAAAGGTGTGGCCGCAGCCGGGCGTTTTCCGAACCAGATCGTGGCCTATCAAGCCTCCCCAGAAGTGTTCCGCCAGCGTTCTTATCTGGATTCACTCGGCAAAGCCATCGCTCCCGCCCGCAAATACGTGATCGGTGTGACCAACACCAAGGACACCATCATCATGAATTTGGAGGATAAGGTGCGCATGGACATCATCGAAGACGTGGCGTTGCCAACCATCCAGAAACAATAA
- a CDS encoding acetyl-CoA carboxylase carboxyltransferase subunit alpha: MKHQLEFEKPIIELQRKLDELKRHPAENKSLGIDFDQEIKQMEAKIAETRKQVYSNLTAWQRVQIARHPKRPFSLDYFQHSFTDFAELHGDRLYADDRAIVAGFAKLGNHKVLVMGTQKGRDTKENILRNFGSAHPEGYRKALRLMKLADKFGLPIITLIDTAGAYPGIGAEERHIAEAIAVNLREMMLLQVPVIAAVIGEGGSGGALGIGVADKVLIMENAYYSVISPEGCAAILWKERNAAAKAAEALKITAKDLLELKLVDEIIPEPLGGAHVDTKISADNLKASLLKHLEGSLKLSTSERLRLRYQKFRAHGHFNDPKAKQAA; the protein is encoded by the coding sequence ATGAAGCATCAGCTTGAATTCGAAAAACCGATCATTGAACTCCAACGCAAGTTGGACGAACTGAAGCGGCACCCAGCAGAGAACAAATCTCTGGGAATCGATTTCGACCAGGAAATCAAGCAGATGGAGGCGAAAATCGCCGAAACCCGCAAGCAGGTCTATTCCAACCTGACAGCTTGGCAGCGCGTCCAGATCGCCCGCCATCCCAAACGCCCCTTCTCGCTGGACTATTTCCAGCATTCGTTCACCGATTTCGCTGAACTGCACGGCGACCGCCTGTATGCTGATGATCGGGCCATTGTGGCCGGTTTCGCCAAGCTCGGTAACCATAAAGTGCTCGTGATGGGCACTCAAAAAGGTCGCGATACCAAGGAAAACATCCTACGCAACTTCGGCTCTGCCCACCCGGAAGGCTATCGTAAAGCCCTGCGGCTCATGAAGTTGGCGGATAAATTCGGCCTCCCGATCATCACCTTGATTGATACCGCTGGCGCGTATCCCGGTATCGGCGCAGAGGAACGTCACATCGCCGAGGCGATCGCGGTGAACCTACGCGAGATGATGCTTTTGCAAGTGCCTGTGATTGCAGCAGTTATCGGCGAAGGCGGTTCCGGTGGCGCACTTGGCATCGGCGTGGCCGACAAGGTGCTCATCATGGAGAACGCTTACTACTCCGTCATCAGCCCGGAAGGTTGCGCAGCCATCCTCTGGAAGGAGCGCAATGCCGCCGCCAAAGCAGCTGAAGCTCTCAAGATCACAGCCAAAGACCTGCTCGAACTCAAACTGGTGGACGAAATCATCCCGGAACCGCTCGGCGGCGCTCATGTGGATACTAAGATTTCGGCAGACAATTTGAAAGCCAGCTTGTTAAAGCACTTGGAAGGCTCTCTAAAGCTGAGCACTTCCGAGCGCCTGCGCTTGCGCTATCAGAAATTCCGCGCTCACGGGCATTTCAACGATCCCAAGGCCAAGCAAGCCGCCTAA
- a CDS encoding ABC transporter permease subunit → MRQILTIAINAFMELIRQPIFLLLGTSTAVFNVFLAAVPYMALGDDPKLVKDSVLAVTFISGLFGAVLSASSSVAKEIRTGTALAVMSKPVSRTQFLLAKFLGVAGALTVLTYINALSVLLASRMAYDAYGDADIAGLSVYYAAIALAYLVAGISNYFLRRPFASDGVIALLVTTTIAYIVITNFMVLKSAVEVEPNHVDTRMVPVTILLLFALWTLAGVALVCSTRLETIPTLAICSGVFILGLMSDYLFGRPAEAGALWAKVLYTITPNWQLFWTADTLEPGKPGVPWSYVAQAFGYVVAYLGASLMAALYLFEDRELN, encoded by the coding sequence ATGCGGCAGATACTGACCATAGCAATCAATGCGTTCATGGAGCTGATCCGGCAGCCGATTTTTCTGCTGCTTGGCACCAGCACTGCCGTTTTCAATGTCTTCTTGGCGGCTGTTCCTTACATGGCGCTGGGTGATGATCCGAAGTTGGTGAAAGATAGCGTATTGGCCGTTACCTTCATTTCCGGCCTTTTCGGAGCCGTATTGAGCGCATCCTCCTCCGTGGCCAAGGAAATCCGGACAGGCACAGCACTGGCCGTCATGTCCAAGCCGGTGAGCCGCACGCAATTCCTCCTCGCTAAGTTTCTCGGTGTGGCGGGCGCCCTCACGGTGCTCACCTACATCAATGCCCTCAGCGTGCTGCTCGCCAGCCGGATGGCTTATGATGCCTATGGGGATGCCGATATTGCAGGCCTCTCGGTGTATTATGCGGCAATCGCCCTGGCATACTTGGTGGCCGGTATCAGCAACTACTTCCTGCGCCGGCCTTTTGCCTCGGATGGCGTGATCGCCCTGCTCGTCACCACTACCATAGCTTACATTGTCATCACGAATTTTATGGTCTTGAAGAGCGCGGTGGAAGTGGAGCCGAACCATGTGGATACCCGCATGGTTCCAGTGACGATCCTGCTGCTTTTCGCTTTATGGACACTGGCGGGTGTGGCTTTGGTCTGCTCCACGCGGCTGGAGACGATACCCACCCTGGCCATCTGCTCGGGCGTGTTCATTCTGGGTTTGATGTCTGATTATCTTTTTGGGCGTCCGGCTGAAGCGGGCGCGCTCTGGGCGAAGGTGCTCTACACCATCACGCCCAACTGGCAATTGTTTTGGACGGCAGACACTTTGGAGCCGGGCAAGCCCGGCGTGCCGTGGAGTTACGTGGCGCAGGCATTCGGCTATGTGGTGGCCTATCTCGGGGCTTCTCTCATGGCGGCGCTATATCTGTTTGAAGACCGGGAACTGAACTAG
- a CDS encoding peptidyl-prolyl cis-trans isomerase, which yields MKVFRLFIGLTLALTLQSVAQQARTLNGIAVIVNDAVITYTEVEDFAGPAVDAIRRTTPSAQLSQKMAQLQNDALQQLVERQLILNDYKVSGYMLPESIIDDEINTRIRKQFGDRLRLTQTLQRQGGTYESYRRNIRDQIIVDALAQKHVSSVVLISPYKIEQYYETNKQNYKLEDQVKLRMIVLNKPPGSDATITTKLAKEILLKLDEGASFTEMAGIYSEGAQRAQQGDWGWVEKKKVLRTELDAVAFSLKKGQHSGVIETADACYILLVEDIRQAQVRPLPEVRDEIESILVAEERARLRKQYVDRLMKKSFVRYY from the coding sequence ATGAAAGTATTCCGGTTATTCATTGGGTTGACATTGGCACTGACGCTTCAGTCAGTGGCGCAACAGGCCCGTACTCTGAACGGCATTGCCGTGATCGTGAACGATGCCGTCATCACGTACACTGAAGTCGAAGATTTCGCCGGACCTGCCGTTGATGCCATCCGCCGTACCACGCCATCAGCCCAGTTGTCGCAAAAGATGGCCCAACTGCAAAACGATGCATTGCAGCAACTGGTGGAGCGCCAGTTGATTCTGAATGATTACAAGGTCTCTGGTTACATGCTCCCGGAGAGCATCATTGATGATGAGATCAACACTCGCATCCGCAAACAGTTCGGTGACCGCCTTCGTTTGACGCAGACCTTGCAGCGCCAGGGTGGCACTTATGAAAGCTATCGCCGGAACATCCGGGATCAGATCATCGTGGACGCGTTGGCGCAGAAGCATGTCAGCTCGGTGGTGCTCATCTCCCCCTACAAGATCGAGCAGTATTACGAGACCAACAAGCAGAACTACAAATTGGAAGACCAGGTCAAGCTGCGCATGATCGTGCTGAACAAACCACCCGGCTCGGATGCCACCATCACCACCAAGCTGGCCAAAGAAATCCTGCTCAAGCTGGATGAGGGTGCTTCCTTCACCGAGATGGCTGGAATATATTCTGAAGGCGCCCAACGGGCGCAGCAGGGGGATTGGGGCTGGGTGGAGAAGAAGAAGGTATTGCGGACGGAACTGGATGCCGTCGCCTTTTCCTTGAAGAAAGGTCAGCACAGCGGGGTAATCGAAACGGCGGACGCCTGTTACATATTGCTGGTCGAGGATATCCGGCAGGCACAGGTCCGCCCGTTGCCCGAGGTTCGTGATGAGATTGAAAGCATTTTGGTGGCTGAAGAGCGTGCCCGTTTGCGCAAGCAATACGTGGACCGTCTGATGAAGAAGTCGTTTGTCCGTTATTACTAA